From the genome of Desulfuromonas acetoxidans DSM 684:
ATTCGTATGAAACCACAATAAACACGCTGAAAGTCAAAACCGCCGGGTTTCGCCCCGGCAGGCGACATCCTTTTGATTTGCCGCTCAAAAGGATTGTAGTGGTCTACTAAACTTGGACACCCACAAAGGTGGTAACATCCACCTAAACGAGAAAGGGGTCTAAGGACTATGGGAAGAAAAATATTCACAAATGAATTCAAGGTAGAATGTGCCAGCCTTGTTTTGGATCAGGGATACAGTGTCCCAGATGCTGCCCGAGTTATGGATGTTGGAGAAACGGCCATGCGTCGTTGGGTAAAGCAGCTCAAACAGGAACGAGCTGGGACGACACCGGAAACTCCAGCCCTTACAGAGGACAAAAAGCGTATCCAGGAACTCGAAGCCCATATTCGTCGTCTGGAGAAAGAGAAGCAAATCCTAAAAAAGGCTACCGCTCTCTTAATGTCGGAAGACAAGCTTCGTTTGAGTTGATCAGTACATTGAGAGAGCATGACTGCGTTTGTGTCCTTTGCCGTCTTTTTGATGTTTCGCGTTCTAGCTACTATGCCTATTTGAATCGTCGAGCTCATCCAGATACTGAACGCATCAAGTTACGTATTCGGATCAAGGAGTTGTTCAATAAAAGTCGTTATTCAGCTGGAAGCCGCAGTCTTACCAACATGTTACGCAGTGAAGGCATCACCATAGGACGTTTCAAAGTACGTCGTCTGATGCGTGAGGCGAGCTTATTCAGTAAACAACCTAAACCACGTTTGTACAGAGTTGCCAAAGTAGAACATCCAAAGATTCCGAACCTGTTGAATCGGGATTTTGATGCGAAGAGGAAAAACCAGACATGGTGTAGTGATATTACCTATGTTCGAGTTGGAAAACGTTGGATTTATGTCGCTGCGGTATTAGATCTTTACACTCGGCGCGTTGTTGGGTTGAGCTTATCAGAAAACTGTGACGCACAACTTGCAGTTAACGCTATCAAAAACGCTTATCGGACAAGGAAAAAGCCAACTGGGGTTTTGGTTCACACAGACCAGGGACAACAATATGGCAGTGATTTGTTCTGTCGCCAGCTTCGATGCTATCAGATGAAACAGAGCATGAGTCGGCGAGGAAATTGCTGGGATAATGCACCAATGGAGCGTTTGTTTCGCAGTTACAAAAGCGAATGGATGCCAAAAGGTGGCTATCAAACGTTTGCAGAAGCACAGCTCGACATAGAGCACTATTTTATGAACTATTACAACTGGAGCAGACCTCATCAAAGAAATAAAGGAATGGCTCCGGCTGTAGCTGAAAAAGAACTTATATCTGTGTCCAAAAATAGTTGACCACTACATATGCAAAAACCGGCTGAACTTCTCCTGAACCTTGTGGGGAGACACTTGGTATTGCAAATAAGACAGTATAGGTGGGAATGGATGGGCAAGGATGGTTAATGCTGGGATTTTGGGGTTTAGATGGATATTTACAGGTTGGAAAATCCTGGATACTTTAAACTTTAGAAATTCAAAATTTAACAAATAAATAAGTTATAGACATTTGAATTTGAAAATTTCCCCACCCGGCAAAAGAGATTAAAACTATTCGCCAGTTGACTTAGATTCCATTTTCTTTATTTCCCCTCGAAGGTATTCGATCATTTCATCTCTGTTATGACGAGGGTGTGGCTGAACAATGTTGCCAAACTTTTCTTCTAGCAAGTTATACCAATATTGATCTTTTAAAAATTCGGTTTTTTCTTCAGGTAAACTCGTAAGGTCTATTAATTTTCCTATTGTCTCATCACGGTAAGGCACGAAAAATTGTGAAATATATCCGTCGAGGATGCTCTTCACAACGTGAGGATATACGCCTTTTTTCTTCACGGAAGTCTTCAATATATCAAGATAAACTCTTGACAAGATCTCTGGAGGATACAGGTCCTCTGGCTCATCTTCTATTTGAATTGAAACTGCAATAACTGTATTTATAAATAATTCTTCAACATCAATAACGCTATTATTGAAAACTCCTTCAAATACACTGTTCTTCCCATTAGTCATGGGCCCTTCTCCAGTCGCAAGCCACTGAACAGTGACATTTGAAGCATCTGCTAAGGCAATTAAAACGGGCCTGGTAGGTTCACTTTTCCCAGATAAATATCTCCTGATTACTCCCTCAGATACACCACTTATAGACGAAAACGCACGAATACTTTTGTCACCAATTCCCATTTTCAATCTATCAGGAAATTGTCCGTTTCCACCATCTTGAATTGGACGATCTTCGCCACCTTGGATGTCTTTTGATTTTCTCAAGAAATCACCTATAAATTAATAGTTTGCGCAATATGATAGTAAATTGACAATCAGACGCGCAATTTATGATTGACAATGCGTTACATGTGTCGCACCATGACTGCATCAAAGTTTGTATTCCCATGTTCAAAAAAAAGCCAGGTGGTGCTGGCTCGTTAGGAACGCGTTATGAAAAATACTGAGAAAAAAAGTTCCTTTCCTAGTGATTGGCATCCGGCTGATATTAAAGCCGCTCTTGAGAAAAAAGGCTTTTCACTGTCTCGCATAGCCAGAGAACATGGCTATGCGCCAACATCTCCAAGCAATGTTTTTCGGAGACGTTGGGCTGCTATGGAGAAAATCATTGCAAACATTGTAGGGGTTTCTCCACACATAATATGGCCATCAAGATATTCGGATGATAGTTCTCCTTATCGCTTTGTAAGAGTAGCAAGAGCGAAAAGGAGGTGCAATGACTAAACGGCATGTCCCCGTAGACGATGGCCAGTTATCCCTTCTTGACCTCATAAAAGAATCTGAGGAACTTCGTCGAAGCACGCCAAGTGAAGGGTCGATGAATATTCATTCTCGATTCTGTCACGTTTTAACGCAAGCAATAAAAGATTCAGGATATTCAAGATTCGAAATCGCTGGCCGAATGTCTCATTTGCTTGGGATTGAAATAACCAAGTTCATGATTGATTCATGGACTAGTGAATCAAAAGAAGGTCATCGCATACCAGCTGAGTATCTCCCCGCCTTTTGCTCCGCTACAGAGAGCCGAGAATCAATCCAAATACTCTCAGAACTTGGAGGGATGTTTTGCTTGCCTGGGCCAGAAGCTCTTAGAGCTGAGATACATAAGCTCTCGGAAGAAGAAAAGCAAATTCGTATAGAGAAACGCAAGCGTGAACAGTTCCTCAAAGAAATGGAGGGGCGACGCTAAGCGGAGCCAGCGAACACATGGGAAATACTTTAGCCAATTCCGGTTGGGGAACCGCAAAAGAATATTGTGAAGAAGGTCTTCCAGGTCTGCCAACGACTGAAAGACGTTGTTTGGACCGTTTGGGGAAGTTTGCAGAAAGTTTCGCTAACAAGTCCCGTCAACGTAACGGCTCTAAGGCAACTGAATTCCACTACTCGATACTCCCGCCCAAGTCACAGGCTCCATTGGCACAGAGATATCCCGAATTATTCGTTAGCCGTCAGTTTCAGCCAAATCAAAATAATTCTGAACACGAAAGTAGAGACATTCTTTGGGACTATTACAGCCGTAAAACAGACAAGGCTAAAGCGGCAGCTCAAGTTCGTCTTGAGGCAGTGCAAATGTGTACCACATTACTTTCTAATGGATGGAAGAAAACAGAAGCCAAAGAGCAGGTTGTTGAAGTCTTTAAAGGAAGAACAAAGGTCAGTTTTCATACTCTTGGGAATTGGCTGAAAAAAATTAACGGTGTTGATCAAGCAGACTGGTTGCCCGCTCTGGTTGATGGATATACCGGACGCCAAACGGATTCAAAAGTCAGCCCTGAAGCGTGGGATTACATCAAGGCAGATTATTTGCGTCGCGAAAGGCCAACCTGGTCAAGTTGTTACGAGCGCCTTGAACGTGCAGGCGCGAAGCCTGGATGGGTGATCCCCAGTTCCAAGACGCTCCAAAGAAAACTGAACAAAGAGATCCATCCGGATTTGATCACGCTACTTCGTGATGGTGAAGATGCCTATAAAAAGACACTGCCAGCGCAAGAGCGGGATCGCTCCGTTTTCCATGCTTTGGAAGCGGTAAATGGAGATGGCTACACCTTCTTTAAATATGTCCGCTTTGAATCTGGAGAAGTCTGCCGTCCTGTTTGCTGGTTCTGGCAAGACATCTATTCCGGCAAGCTCCTCGCCTGGCGGGTTGACGTTTCTGAAAACAAGGACTCAATTCGTCTTTCAATCGGTGACCTGGTTGAAAACTATGGCATTCCGAAAAAGTTCTGGCTCGATAACACCCGTGCTGCAGCTAATAAAGATGTGACCGGAGGTGTCAAAAACCGCTACCGCTTTAAGGTCTCAGAAGATGAGCCTTTGGGGCTCATTCCTCAGCTGGGCGCTGAAGTCCATTGGGCAACCCCTGCTCATGGTCAGGCAAAGCCTGTTGAGCGTGCCTTTGGTATCGGCGGCATCGGTGAATATACCGATAAACACCCGAGTTTTTCAGGGCGCGGCACTAAGGGAACCCCCATCCCCATAGCAGAATTCGAAGAAATTCTCACAGCAGAAGTTGCGGCCTTCAACGCCAGACTTGGCCGTCGAACAAAGATCTGCAATGGAAGAAGCTGTGATCAAGTCTTCAATGAATCGTACGAGGTCAGCCGGATAAAAAAAGCAACAAAGGAACAGCGATCCCTGTGGCTATTGTCACCAGAACCGGTTACGGCCAACAAAAACAACGGCTCGATCAAGATCATGGATAACCGGTACTGGTGCGAAGAGTTGTCCCATTACAAGGGGCAAAAACTTGTTGCCCGTTTCGATCCGGCAAATATGCATGGTGAGGTCCTGGTTTACACCTTGGATGGGCGAAGGGTTGCTGAAGCTGAATGTGTTCTGGCTGCTGGCTTCAATGATCGTGAAGCAGCAAGAGAGGTTGCTAAGCAAAAACGCAGACGCAAAAAAGCATTACGAGAAGCTGAAAAGGCTGAGCTTCGAATTTCAGCCAGAGAGGCATCAAAAAGTCTGCCGCAAGTTGAATCACCAAAGCCTCTTGAAGCGAAAATTGTTGAAGCCGTGTTCGAGAAAAAGAAATTTGAGCAAGGCTTGTCGGATAGCGGTGACCGGTTTGATCGCGCCGTTGCCATGATGAAACCGGCAAAGAAGAGCTTGCTATAAAAAAGTAATGCCCGGTTGGGGTCGCATCCCACCGGGCACTAGGTGACGAAGTCACCTCAAACTGAATCTATTGGAGGTTAACAGATGGATAATTCAGCAGCAACAGTTTTAAGTCCTGACTTTGGTAACGAGGCAGAACTGCAGCCTTCAGTTAAGACGCAAATTCAACAAGTTTTGGACAACGAAGAAATCAAGCAATCCCAAATCGCACGCGAAGCGGGACTGACGGCTCCTGTGCTGTCGAGTTGG
Proteins encoded in this window:
- a CDS encoding IS3-like element ISDac1 family transposase (programmed frameshift) — encoded protein: MGRKIFTNEFKVECASLVLDQGYSVPDAARVMDVGETAMRRWVKQLKQERAGTTPETPALTEDKKRIQELEAHIRRLEKEKQIPKKGYRSLNVGRQASFELISTLREHDCVCVLCRLFDVSRSSYYAYLNRRAHPDTERIKLRIRIKELFNKSRYSAGSRSLTNMLRSEGITIGRFKVRRLMREASLFSKQPKPRLYRVAKVEHPKIPNLLNRDFDAKRKNQTWCSDITYVRVGKRWIYVAAVLDLYTRRVVGLSLSENCDAQLAVNAIKNAYRTRKKPTGVLVHTDQGQQYGSDLFCRQLRCYQMKQSMSRRGNCWDNAPMERLFRSYKSEWMPKGGYQTFAEAQLDIEHYFMNYYNWSRPHQRNKGMAPAVAEKELISVSKNS
- a CDS encoding helix-turn-helix domain-containing protein, whose amino-acid sequence is MRKSKDIQGGEDRPIQDGGNGQFPDRLKMGIGDKSIRAFSSISGVSEGVIRRYLSGKSEPTRPVLIALADASNVTVQWLATGEGPMTNGKNSVFEGVFNNSVIDVEELFINTVIAVSIQIEDEPEDLYPPEILSRVYLDILKTSVKKKGVYPHVVKSILDGYISQFFVPYRDETIGKLIDLTSLPEEKTEFLKDQYWYNLLEEKFGNIVQPHPRHNRDEMIEYLRGEIKKMESKSTGE
- a CDS encoding helix-turn-helix domain-containing protein — translated: MKNTEKKSSFPSDWHPADIKAALEKKGFSLSRIAREHGYAPTSPSNVFRRRWAAMEKIIANIVGVSPHIIWPSRYSDDSSPYRFVRVARAKRRCND
- a CDS encoding transposase domain-containing protein, whose product is MGNTLANSGWGTAKEYCEEGLPGLPTTERRCLDRLGKFAESFANKSRQRNGSKATEFHYSILPPKSQAPLAQRYPELFVSRQFQPNQNNSEHESRDILWDYYSRKTDKAKAAAQVRLEAVQMCTTLLSNGWKKTEAKEQVVEVFKGRTKVSFHTLGNWLKKINGVDQADWLPALVDGYTGRQTDSKVSPEAWDYIKADYLRRERPTWSSCYERLERAGAKPGWVIPSSKTLQRKLNKEIHPDLITLLRDGEDAYKKTLPAQERDRSVFHALEAVNGDGYTFFKYVRFESGEVCRPVCWFWQDIYSGKLLAWRVDVSENKDSIRLSIGDLVENYGIPKKFWLDNTRAAANKDVTGGVKNRYRFKVSEDEPLGLIPQLGAEVHWATPAHGQAKPVERAFGIGGIGEYTDKHPSFSGRGTKGTPIPIAEFEEILTAEVAAFNARLGRRTKICNGRSCDQVFNESYEVSRIKKATKEQRSLWLLSPEPVTANKNNGSIKIMDNRYWCEELSHYKGQKLVARFDPANMHGEVLVYTLDGRRVAEAECVLAAGFNDREAAREVAKQKRRRKKALREAEKAELRISAREASKSLPQVESPKPLEAKIVEAVFEKKKFEQGLSDSGDRFDRAVAMMKPAKKSLL